GGGCAAGCCCAAATCAGATGGTTGTAAGATCTCTTCGCCTTGCGCGGTTACCAGTTTGAACGCTCCGGTCAGGGAAACCTCGTCATAGCCGTCCAGAGAGTGTACCAGGGCAAAGCGCTTGCCAGTCTGCTGGTACAGGTAGGTGTACAAACGCAACAACTCCAGGTTAAAAACGCCCACCAACTGGTAATGCGGCTTGGCCGGGTTGATCATGGGGCCCAGCATGTTGAAGAAGGTCTTCACGCCTAAATCTTTCCTGATAGGTGCCACTTCCCGCATGGCCGGATGGAAGGAAGGCGCGTGCATGAAGCAAATGTTGGCGCGCTCCAGCTTGTCCCGCATCACGGTACTGTCATTGGTGAATGTGTAGCCCAGATGCGCCATCACGTTAGAAGATCCGCAAATGGAAGACACCCCGAAGTTGCCGTGCTTCGCCACCTTATATCCCGCGCCAGCCACTACAAAAGAAGCCAGCGTGGAGATGTTAAAGGTGTCTTTTCCATCTCCGCCGGTGCCGCACAGGTCAATGACTTTGTCGGTGCCCAGGTCAGGTAAAAGGCACAGTTCCAGCATGGCTTCTCTAAAACCGTCTAGTTCCTGCACTGTGATGTTCCGCATGAGATAGACCGTCATGAACGCCGCTAATTGGCTGGGATTAGCCTCGCCTTTGCCAATGCTCACCAGTACCTGCCGTGCGGTTTCCTTGGAAAGGGTTTTATGCTCTGTTAATTGTTGCAGTATGTTTTTCATAAACTAAGCGATGCCGCGAAAGAAGTCCATTTGGTAACACGTTGTGAGGGGTTTTGCAGCCAGTTGCTCAACATGTCTTTGCCATAGTCAGTTAGTATGGACTCAGGGTGAAACTGCACGCCGCACACATCATACTGGCGGTGGCGCAGGGCCAGAATCTCACCATTATGATCCACGGCCGTCACCTGCAAATCAGAAGGCAGGTTGTCTGGCACTACGGTCCAGGAATGATAGCGACCTACCTGAAACGTCTGCGGAAGGTTTCTAAAAAGGACTTCGTATTGATTCACTACCCGCAGGGTGGTAGAAACGCCGTGATAAACTTCCTCCATGTTGGAAAGGTGGCCGCCAAAGGCTTCGGCAATGGCTTGGTGCCCCAGGCAGACGCCCAGAATGCGCTTAGTGGGCGCGTATCTTTTCAGAAGAGCAGGCATGATGCCGGCGTCTTCGGGGATGCCCGGTCCCGGCGAAAGCACAATCACGTCAAACGCTTCAACAGCTTCTAAATCTATCTGGTCGTTGCGGTGTACTTGCAACTGTTCTCCGTACCCCAGCTCGCGGAGCATCTGCACCAGGTTGTAGGTAAAAGAGTCATAATTGTCTAACACTAAAATTTTCATGGTACGCGTACTAAAGGGTTCAGTCAGGTGGTTTGGTTTGGGATCGGTTTCATTCGTTTTTGGGCTCTTTTCCAGAAAACAGGCCAAAAACGGCGGTGGGTACAAAAGTTAAATGGCAGTGGCTTTTTCCAGGGCTTTGCGCAATGCGGCCAGTTTGTGGTGCACCTCCTGCAGCTCGCTGTGGATGTCTGATTTGGCTACTACGCCTGCGCCCGCCTGGTAGTACAACTGGTTTTTCACGCTTAAGAAGGACCTGATCATGATGGCGTGGTTAAAATCTCCGTTAAAGCCCAAATAGCCCAGGCAGCCTCCATAAAAACCCCGGGCGGTGGGCTCTAGTTCATCAATGATGGTTAAAGCGCGGTGTTTGGGTGCTCCGGACAAGGTGCCCGCCGGGAACGTGTCTGCCACCACCTGCACAGAGCCGTGCGCCTGCGGTAGTTGGGCCGTCACCTTAGACACCAGGTGAATCACATGCGAGTAGTATTGCACTTCTTTGAACACGTCTACCTTTACGTTGTCGCCGTGGCGGCTGAGGTCATTTCGGGCCAGGTCTACCAGCATCACGTGCTCGGCGTTCTCCTTTGGGTCATCATAGAGCTTCTGGGTGAGTTCTGCGTCTGCCTGGTCATTGCCGGTGCGCTTGAAGGTACCGGCAATCGGGAAAATGCTGGCCTGGTTCCCTTTGATCTGCAGCTGTGCCTCTGGCGATGACCCGAAGATCTTGAAGGTGCCGTAGTCAAAATAGAACAGGTACGGCGAAGGATTAATGGACCTGAGCGCCCGGTACACGTTGAACTCATCTCCCTTGAACGCCTGCGAGAACTGCCTTGACAACACAATCTGAAACACGTTCCCCAAGTGGCAATGCTTCTGGCCTTGCTCCAGAATCTTCAGGAATTCCTCATCTGTCTGGTTGGTGGCCTCCTGCCCGTCTATCTGGAAGTTAAACACCGGAATGTTCTTGTTCCTGATCTGCGCCTCCAGTTCATCCAGGCCGTCGTTTTTGGGCTCTTTTCCCAGAAAATGCTCAAAAATGTAGAGCTCGTTCTTAAAGTGGTTGATGGCAATCACAAACCTGAAGGCCTGGTACAGAATCTCTGGCATGGCGCCGTGCGCCGTGGGTTTATCCTGAAAGCGCAGGTTCTCAAAATACTGCACCGCCTCAAAGGAGATGTACCCAAAAAGTCCGTTCTGAATAAACCCGAACTCGTTCTCTGGAGTTTGAAACTTCTGAATATAGTCCTGTAGCAAACCCACGGCCTCTCGCTTGCTGGCCAACGTCTGCTCCTCTGAACTGCCGTCTGGGTAGCTCTGGTGCAGCACATTTTCTTTTAAAGAAAACTCGGCGATGGGCTCACAGCAAATGTAGCTGAAGGAGTTCTCCTGCCCGTGGTAGTCTGAGCTTTCCAGCAGCAGGCAGTTGCGGTACTTGTCACGCAGTTGCAGGTAGATGCCCACCGGAGTTACAGTGTCTGAGAGGAGCTGGCGGTATTGTGTTTTTAGTTGGAAGGTGCTCATGGGTAGTAAATAAAAAAGCCTGCTATTTGTTTAGAACAGCAGGCCTTTCTGATAAAAGGAGATTCAATGCAAAGGCATTACAGGGCTGTTCATCAATCGTGAGAAAGATGCCACCAATAATGCTGTCCAAATGAATTTCTTGATACCATGTTAATATGTATTTAATGCAATTGTGTAAGTCTTAAAAAACGCCAAAGGCCCGGGGTGAATCCGGGCCTTTGGTATACATCATCTAGTATAAAGCAATCGGTTCACCCATCAAATATGAAGGATGTGCCACCAAGCGCCGTGTACTAATTGAGTTTTCATGTTGCAAATGTAAGGATTGAGATTTCCCGTGCAAGTTTTATTTCAAATCTTTTTCATTGGGTGATTTCTTCTTGGTATCGGCCAGCTTTGCGTACTTTTAGCCTGTGGCACGCAAATTTTCTTTGTACCGTAACTCCTGGGGTCCTTTCTGGTTCCTGTTGCTGTCTTGCCTTTTCCCTGGCTATTCTCATGCCCAAATTCTAACCAAACCAGCTACTCCAGACACTGTTACTCTAGCCAAAACGCTTTCGCCTTGGTGGTTGGTGGGCGGCGCGGCCGTCTATACCGGCAGTATGATTGCCTTGGGAGAAACCTGGTACCAAGAAAATGCCCGCACCTCGTTTCATTGGTTTAATGATGCCCGGGAATGGAAGCAGATAGATAAAGCAGGTCATTTTTGGGGAGCCGTCCATGAAAGCAGACTGGGGATAGAAGCGCTCAAAAGGGCCGGCCTACCCGAGAAGAAAGCCATCTGGTACGGCGGCATGCTGGGTATTGTCTTGCAAAGCCCCATTGAATACTTAGACGGCCGTTCACTCGACTATGGCGCCTCTGCTTCTGACCTAGCCGCGAATGCCGCGGGATCTTTTGCCGTAATAGGCCAGCAATTAGCCTGGGGCGAAACCAGAATCCTGCCCAAATTCTCTTTCCATTCCACACGCTACGCGGCCATCAGGTCAAACGTATTGGGTAAAAACTGGCAAGAGCAAACCCTGAAGGACTACAACGGCCAAACGTATTGGCTGAGCGTAGACGTACCTAAATTTCTATCTACCACGTCCCGCTATCCCAAATGGTTGAATCTGGCTCTAGGCTACGGCGCTGAAGAAGTGGTCTACCATGACGCTGACGCCAACCGTTTGGCTGGTTTGTCACCGTATAGGCAGTATTACCTGAGTGTGGATTTGAACTGGCAGGCTATTCCCACCCGAAGCAAGTTTTTGAAAGGCACGTTTGCTTTGCTCTCCATCCTCAAGTTTCCGGCCCCGGCCTTAGAATACAACCGCAGGCATGGTTTCAAGGCACACGCGCTTTACTTTTAAAGAAGTTGCAAAGCCTACAAGCCTTCTTTTTCAATCAAGGCAATGACTTTGCTGTTTTTTGCAATCACCTTTTTATACTGCCCTATCACTTCCTGGAAGCCCACATGCTGTCTTAAGAGGTTCTGCACTTTAGGTTCTCTAAAAACGGTTTCCCAGTTGCCATTTTCATTTTTATCCAGCACTAAACGATCAAACAAGGTGTTCTCTAGCTTTTCACTTTTATAAAAGTTAAGGTCTTCGTTTTGACCTATCAGCCAAGGGATGTCTTCCTGGTACAGTTCTAAAATATGGTTGAGTAGTTCCTTGTTCTCAATAATCCCAAGCTTACCAGAGGCCTTCAATCCCTCAAACCGGCTGTTGTTTGAATTGAACTGTGTAGTGTTGCGAAGTACCCATCTATATTTTTGCAGACTATCTTGGTGCAGTGGCACTCCATAGGCCACTTGGTAGAAATAAGAAAATCCTTGCTTTACAAACGCATATGTCTTCACGTCTGACTTTAATTCTGTCAGGTCCTTTTGCAGATCAAGTTTAAGACCCGTCAAAAATTCCTTTTCTTCCTGCTTTACATGGTTGTGCTCGCTCCAGTTATGCAACCACAAGGATAGCGTGATGGCAAACACGATGATGCCTATCTCAAGTAAGGTCTCTTTTAGTTTATGTTTCCAACCGGTGTTGGGATCCTTCATAATCTTGAAAACTTGTTTGGTGTGCTTAACAACTTCTAACTCTGCCATTGATCTTGATTTTAGGCTCAATTTATAGGAATCCTGCCTGTTGTCAAGGGATTCATATTAGAAATCCGTAAGTCAATTCTTCCCATGAATTCCTAAAATTTAAAAGTGTCTATCCCTCATAGATTTAGGTTACCAAACTTTCTGCAGATGGAAGCAGCCCTCTACCACCAACTACAAGTCTTTTCTTCGGAGTACTGTTAATACCAAACTTGTCTTTGCCCTTAGCAAATCATTAGAAGGAAACTCCGTCACCCGCGCCACTTCCTTTTGCGTATCTTTGTAAAGAAGAAGCCTGCGTGTTTTTGGCTTCTTTTTCCGGAAATAGCCCAAAAACGACATGAACATAGGAGACCGCGTGCGCTTGATGCACGGCAAGGAACAAGGCGTGATCACCCGCTTTCTAGACAACAACCTGGTGGAAGTGGCCATTGACAATGACTTCACCATTCCAGTTATGCGCCGCGAAGTGGTAGTGATTGCCGCTGAGGAGGAAAAGCACTTTGGGAACAATCCTACGCCAGAACCGGTGGTCTCTCAGCGTCCCAGCATGGCCAATCTAGCCCCGGCGCAGGTGGCTTCGGCGGCGGGCGTATACATTGGCTTAGTGCACACTACCGCAGAACTCTTGGCGGTACATGTGATCAATAATTCTGAGTATGATTTGCTGTTTACCTACGGCGAAGAATCTGGCAAAGGCTACTGCGCTTTAAGCAACGATAAACTCGGTCCTAAAAAGACCAAGTCCGTAGTGCACCTCCACATGAACGATTTTGATAAGTGGCCTGATTTAGTGGTGCAGTACTTGCAGCATAAAGTGAACGCCACCACCTTGATGGAGTCCGTAACCAGACGCCTCAAATTCAAAGCTTCTTCCTTTTACAAAGCCAAGAAAACGGTGCCCGTGCTTCAGAAGGAAGGCTATCTGTTTCAGTTGGATTCTAAACCAGTGGCCGTGAACCCAGACGAGATTCTGCTGCAAATGATAGAATCCAGCAGCTTAATTGAAAACGCCAAGGTCAGCGCTCCAAGTCATGAGGTTGATTTGCACATAGAAAAATTATTGCCTGACGCAGACCCGAAAACCATGAGCAACTCAGAGATCCTTCGCCAGCAGTTGGCAGCCTTTGAAGATGCGCTGGAACGTGCCGTGGCCACTAACATGCATGAGATTATTTTCATTCATGGCACTGGAAACGGCGTCCTTAAAAAAGAAATCCAGAAGCTGCTGAGCCGAAACCCACATATCAAATTCTATGAGGAGGCCCGCAAAGAGAAATTTGGGTACGGTGCCACCAAGGTGTCTTTGAAGTAAGGATCAGGTAAAAGTAAATGAAAGCCCATTTTTGGCCTGTTTTCATGGGAACAGGCCAAAAACGGGCTTTTCTTTTTCTATGGTGTTTGAGGATATGGAGATATGGAAATTTGAAAAAACTATCTCTCACGCAAGTTTGTAAACTTGCCCCTATGCAAAGCTCCAAGTAATAAACTTGAAGCAGGGAAATTAACTTTTAGCCATCGGACGAGCTTAATTCTTAATTAAATCCGAAACGTGAAGCTTGCGTAGTAGGGCAGTTTTCTTGTATTGGTGCTCTTGCATGCGTTGCATAATGTCATTTAGCAATTCCAAGGATTTGAGGATGTAGGCGCCTTTGTTGAGCATGACACAGTCGGCGCGCTGAGCCATGGCGGCGTCTGTGATTTCTGCGCGAGAGGGCCGGCCTTTCTTGGTGAGTTTTTCCAGAACCTGGGTGGCCCACACCACCGGCAAATGCGCGGCTTCAGCAATCCAAAGAATTTCTTCCTGAACTTCGGCAAGACGCTGCCAGCCCAGTTCAACGGCTAGGTCGCCGCGGGCAATCATGAGGCCCGCCGGTTGTTGGCGTAATAGCGTGAGCAGCAAATGCGGAAGGTTATCAAAGGCGGCCTTGGTTTCAATCTTGAGCATGATGCCCACCTCCTTGGCCTGTAACTCCTGCAAGGCTTGTTGCAACTCTTCCACCATGGGCGGGTGGCTCACGAAAGACAGGTTGATGATGTCTGCAAATGGCAGCACATGGGCCAGGTCTTGCCGGTCTTTAACGGTGAGTTTGTGCAATTGCAAATCACTCTCTGGCAGGTTGATGCCTTTGTCTGGTTTCAGCTTGGCTCCCAGTTCATCAGCGGCAGTGATTTTTACCCGAAGGTACTCTGGGTTCACCTCTTCAATCACGCCCTCAATTTCGCCATCATCAAACCAGATGGGCTCCCCGGCCTTTACTCTGCTGAAGACCTCGGGCAAGGTGCAGGAAATATGCGCGGGCTCCACTTGGTTTCCTTCACTGTCCAGTTGCGCGGGTTCTCCCGGAATGGATTTGCGATGTAAGATTAGTTCCTGTCCGTTTTTCAGGAGCAAGGGCAGCGTCATGGCCGGCAATTCGCCAATCTTCTGGATAAGAACTTCGCCGGTTTTGGTGACCAATTGCAGTTCGGTGCCCGTTGCCAAATACGCAGATTTCCCCGACACGACCAGCAAACCGCCGTTCACTTTCTGGACCACCGTAAACAAGCGTTTGCGCTTACGAGTGTCTTTGAACGTGATGCGGCTTCCCTCCTCGGCTTGCTTCGCCCATTTCTTGGATACGCGTATGGCGGCATCTACCGGTTCTGGCGCAGGCACGCCCTTGGGTCCCAGCCACACCTTGGCCACCGACAGAATCTGCCCTACTTCGTCTATTTTTGGGTGAATGGCCAGCACTTTAGGACCAGCTTTCAAGAGTCCGGTTCTTAGTTTGGGGCCCATCAAATCAAAGAGAATTTTGCAGCTTTGGTTGAGTTCCTGCTCGGCTTTTCTAATGTTAGCCGCCATTTTCTCCCAGACGGTGATGTCATCATGCGCGCAGTTGATGCGGGCACAGTTCATGCCGGCTTTCATGAGCGCTCTTACTGCCTTGTAATCTTCGGCGAGGTCCGTAGAAAACGTGACCATGATGCGCCCGTCACGGCCCGGGCTGGCCGGCCCGAACAGCTCTGAGATGTGCGTTTTAAGGGAACCCGCTGCGGCGGGAACGGTGCTAAGGTCAGCTTTTTTACCGGTGAGGTGGCCCTGCAACAGCAATAATTGGTTCCGGACGGTGTAGAGCGTAGTCTGCACGTGGGCTTCCAGGCGGCCTAAGGAAGAAAGCCCCAGGCTGGCCAGCTGAGCTTGTAAGTGTCGGTTGTCATGCTTCCGGAGGGCCAGGTAATGTAACAGGTTCTTGCTGCTTTCTTGGTACTTGACATGCACTTTCTCAATATCGGCGACATACGCCTTCTCAAGCGCGTTTGCCTCCTGCAAAAGCTCCTTTATGCGGGCC
The nucleotide sequence above comes from Nibribacter ruber. Encoded proteins:
- a CDS encoding Smr/MutS family protein, coding for MNIGDRVRLMHGKEQGVITRFLDNNLVEVAIDNDFTIPVMRREVVVIAAEEEKHFGNNPTPEPVVSQRPSMANLAPAQVASAAGVYIGLVHTTAELLAVHVINNSEYDLLFTYGEESGKGYCALSNDKLGPKKTKSVVHLHMNDFDKWPDLVVQYLQHKVNATTLMESVTRRLKFKASSFYKAKKTVPVLQKEGYLFQLDSKPVAVNPDEILLQMIESSSLIENAKVSAPSHEVDLHIEKLLPDADPKTMSNSEILRQQLAAFEDALERAVATNMHEIIFIHGTGNGVLKKEIQKLLSRNPHIKFYEEARKEKFGYGATKVSLK
- a CDS encoding YfiM family protein, yielding MARKFSLYRNSWGPFWFLLLSCLFPGYSHAQILTKPATPDTVTLAKTLSPWWLVGGAAVYTGSMIALGETWYQENARTSFHWFNDAREWKQIDKAGHFWGAVHESRLGIEALKRAGLPEKKAIWYGGMLGIVLQSPIEYLDGRSLDYGASASDLAANAAGSFAVIGQQLAWGETRILPKFSFHSTRYAAIRSNVLGKNWQEQTLKDYNGQTYWLSVDVPKFLSTTSRYPKWLNLALGYGAEEVVYHDADANRLAGLSPYRQYYLSVDLNWQAIPTRSKFLKGTFALLSILKFPAPALEYNRRHGFKAHALYF
- the trpD gene encoding anthranilate phosphoribosyltransferase, which translates into the protein MKNILQQLTEHKTLSKETARQVLVSIGKGEANPSQLAAFMTVYLMRNITVQELDGFREAMLELCLLPDLGTDKVIDLCGTGGDGKDTFNISTLASFVVAGAGYKVAKHGNFGVSSICGSSNVMAHLGYTFTNDSTVMRDKLERANICFMHAPSFHPAMREVAPIRKDLGVKTFFNMLGPMINPAKPHYQLVGVFNLELLRLYTYLYQQTGKRFALVHSLDGYDEVSLTGAFKLVTAQGEEILQPSDLGLPTYTPEQLEGGTTVADSAAIFLDVLNGSATNAQRDAVIANAGLGIFCADETLSLQEAVEKARYSLQNKQALQSFQQLLAN
- a CDS encoding pyruvate kinase, whose product is MTSKTGTKAPKPEKQKSNSLGPTDRAGEGVSIEMVEQVLARIKELLQEANALEKAYVADIEKVHVKYQESSKNLLHYLALRKHDNRHLQAQLASLGLSSLGRLEAHVQTTLYTVRNQLLLLQGHLTGKKADLSTVPAAAGSLKTHISELFGPASPGRDGRIMVTFSTDLAEDYKAVRALMKAGMNCARINCAHDDITVWEKMAANIRKAEQELNQSCKILFDLMGPKLRTGLLKAGPKVLAIHPKIDEVGQILSVAKVWLGPKGVPAPEPVDAAIRVSKKWAKQAEEGSRITFKDTRKRKRLFTVVQKVNGGLLVVSGKSAYLATGTELQLVTKTGEVLIQKIGELPAMTLPLLLKNGQELILHRKSIPGEPAQLDSEGNQVEPAHISCTLPEVFSRVKAGEPIWFDDGEIEGVIEEVNPEYLRVKITAADELGAKLKPDKGINLPESDLQLHKLTVKDRQDLAHVLPFADIINLSFVSHPPMVEELQQALQELQAKEVGIMLKIETKAAFDNLPHLLLTLLRQQPAGLMIARGDLAVELGWQRLAEVQEEILWIAEAAHLPVVWATQVLEKLTKKGRPSRAEITDAAMAQRADCVMLNKGAYILKSLELLNDIMQRMQEHQYKKTALLRKLHVSDLIKN
- a CDS encoding anthranilate synthase component II — its product is MKILVLDNYDSFTYNLVQMLRELGYGEQLQVHRNDQIDLEAVEAFDVIVLSPGPGIPEDAGIMPALLKRYAPTKRILGVCLGHQAIAEAFGGHLSNMEEVYHGVSTTLRVVNQYEVLFRNLPQTFQVGRYHSWTVVPDNLPSDLQVTAVDHNGEILALRHRQYDVCGVQFHPESILTDYGKDMLSNWLQNPSQRVTKWTSFAASLSL
- a CDS encoding anthranilate synthase component I family protein, which encodes MSTFQLKTQYRQLLSDTVTPVGIYLQLRDKYRNCLLLESSDYHGQENSFSYICCEPIAEFSLKENVLHQSYPDGSSEEQTLASKREAVGLLQDYIQKFQTPENEFGFIQNGLFGYISFEAVQYFENLRFQDKPTAHGAMPEILYQAFRFVIAINHFKNELYIFEHFLGKEPKNDGLDELEAQIRNKNIPVFNFQIDGQEATNQTDEEFLKILEQGQKHCHLGNVFQIVLSRQFSQAFKGDEFNVYRALRSINPSPYLFYFDYGTFKIFGSSPEAQLQIKGNQASIFPIAGTFKRTGNDQADAELTQKLYDDPKENAEHVMLVDLARNDLSRHGDNVKVDVFKEVQYYSHVIHLVSKVTAQLPQAHGSVQVVADTFPAGTLSGAPKHRALTIIDELEPTARGFYGGCLGYLGFNGDFNHAIMIRSFLSVKNQLYYQAGAGVVAKSDIHSELQEVHHKLAALRKALEKATAI